A region of the Aphelocoma coerulescens isolate FSJ_1873_10779 chromosome 1, UR_Acoe_1.0, whole genome shotgun sequence genome:
GAAAAACACTGCTTAGGATTTGTACAGTATATAACCTATTCCTATGTTACTCTCCTTACTTAGATTCAAATCTGGCATACCTCACCTGACTTCAGGCAGGTTATTTCTGCTTGTCTTCAAGTCTGTGCTAGACCAATGGCagcctggcctgtatcagcaatagtgtggccagcaggaccagggcactGGTTGTTCCCCTGctcttggcactggtgagggcacaccttgaatcctgtgttcagttctgggcccctcactataAGAAGGactctgaggtgctggagcatgtccagacaagggcaatggagctggggaagggtttggagcacaagtcctatgaggactggctgagggagttggggttgttcagtctggagaaaaggaggcccAGGAGTGACCTTATCACTTCTACAACTGCCTAAAAGGAGGtttagccaggtgggggttggtctcttctccctgcAAACCAGTGACAGGGCAAGAGTACAAAGCCTCAAACTGCCCCAGGGAAAGTTCAGGTTGGACAACAGGAATAATTTCTTCATGGGAAGTGTGgtaaagcattggaacagactgcccattGGAAGTGAttgagtccccatccctggaggtatttaaaagaagtGTAGATGcagcacttagggacatggtttagtggtggccttggcagtgttgggttaatggctggactcaatgatcttagaggtcttttttccaacctaaataattctacGGTTCTCTAAGGGTCAGCCTTGCACTGTTCATCGAAAAAAAGAACAGTTTCAATTTCTCAAAGGATTCATTTTCTTGACATAATAGCACAGTGATACTGCTTGATttttgaaagaagaaatggGCTTTTGCAATTCTGTCATTGATGCTCACAGATGGACACACCTCATCCTCTCAGAGGTTAATCTAAACATTTGGGTTAAGTGACCTGAACTGTCATTAATCATGCAGTAGTCACCTTCCAGGAAACCCTCTCCTCCATAGTCCTCTGCCAAGTTCCAGGGGTGCTCACCttgccagcccagctccaagCACTCCTTCGTGCACTCCTTGATGTCTCTTTCTAACTCACTGAAACTGGGAGGATGTCTCTCAGTCTCTTGCTGGTTTTCCGACTGCTGCGTGATTTGCGATGCCTCGCGCTAGTTTGCCTTAGGGTTAAATGTGTCTGTCCTGGGAAATGACACTGTGTTGTGACATGTGGCATCTAACACAAGGCTGAAGAGAAACCCAGGATCCCCTAACCCTCTGGGGATATGAATACTTGTGTAATTATGTTGACATAATACAGAGGTGGTTTGGCTTCActttttcagctggaaaacattcattttaaaGGAATTAAAGAGAGGGCCTTTAAGTATTGGAAGGGGATGAGATTGCTACCTCTGGAGGAATGATTTTGTGGAGTGTTTGGGCGGGGGGCAAGGCTGCTTGCCAGGGAAGAAGCATGGGGGTGGGGTAATGAGAGGACAGCCAGCTCTTCTCATGGGTGCTGATCCCATACCCCATGACACTGaactggagctgcagcctgaaGACTGTGGTCCAAGGGGCTGAGGACCATGCTCAGGATCATGCATCTCATGAACATAATCAAAATCTCCCCTAGATGAAGTGATCTGGATGTGGTTATCATCTCTGGATGAGAAGAGAGCAGTAAGCCATAGGTATTTTGGTGATAATGAAGATGCTTCCCAGCATCACCATTgttatttcttcctttccctagAGGACCTGAGGCCAAAATTTTTGAAGCTCTCCTGATCACGGCCTCACATGGGAGCTAGCCAAAAGCAGTCTCTAACTGCACAGCCCTTTGCTGACACACTTCCACTTGACTACAAATAAGTCCCCAGTCCAGTCCGATTAGTGCTTCTCTGATCAGAGACAACTCCCATCGAGTCTTTTAACATGCAATTATACTTTGAAAGGTCACTCTGGGAAAACTGTGCCATGAGGCTCCATGTTTATTGACTCTTTTCCCTGAGCAATTTGCTCAGTTTACATGTAATGAATAAGAGCTGTTCTTGGCTGCTGCCCAACCTGACTGGTCTAAAAGCCAAGCTGTGTCAGCCTTCTGCCAGGGCATTATCACCAAAACTAAAGGTTGCTCCAGAAAAACCTCTTGACCTAGGAGCGCCTTTTTCCTGTCCCCTTTGCATTTGGACATGTTACCATAATCCCTATTTACCATAACCACTGTCAGCATTCCCCATTCTTGCTTTGAGCTGCTCCACTAGTCCTTGTACCTGAATTAAATTTTGGTATCATTTGTCCCACTGTAAATTTTCACCTGCAAAGTAGCTTCTAGCTTAGCTGTGATGGTTCAGACCTATCTCTAGAACTGGCTGTTGTGTCTGCTCAAGGCAAACAGCAGAGGAGAATGGGGTTTCCTTTGTTAGGCAAAATATCAGCCTTGTAGGTGGGTGCAATCTGTAGGGTTAATTTAGCTCCAGGATGGGCAGCTGACCCACCATGGCTGAACAAGTGTCTTAACCTGGCAAAGTGGTGGGGCTGTTATGGCAGGATGGCTTCTGATGCTTGTGCTGGCTCGTGCTGTAGTCAGATCACAGACCTCACAGCAGATGCAGTGTGAACATAACTGCTttatggggctggggctgggaaggaTCATTCTGATCTCATGGGAGATGGTGCAGAGGGGGTTTCTGGACCAAGTCCGCACCTAGGGGAGTATCATTAAGTCTGGAGAAGAGCTATGCTGTGCCTATAGAGGACAGCAGTAATGTCATAGGGGAACTGAGAGCCCAGAGTGTGGCCCATCTCCCCTGCCAGCTTTCGAGGCTGAATGGGAAGTGCAACCAGCACTGCATAGGAAAACTTCGTAAGTCATGGCAGGGCTTTCACTTAAGTTGCAGTTTGGGTGAAGATGAGTGTGTTTTGCAGAAGTAAATCGTGTGATATGTGGAAACATGACGTCATGGCTTGCATACAAAgatttctctgtatttgagTCTGTGCTCTTCAGTGTTTCTCTCCGTGCACAGCCATGGGCCCTCCAGGATGAATACCCCTGTGGTGCTTCACTGCAGGCCTCAGTTCCTGGAGGTCTCCATGGCTGCTGATTCAGCTCTGGTTCATCAAGGTTTCCAGCTGAGAGAAGAGCAATCAGGAGGCATGGGTGAGGTGTGATCCAGCACAGACAGTATGATTATGTGCTTGCCCTCCATACAGCAAGGACAAAACTCATGCAGAAATACTTTTTCAACATGACTTCTCAGTGTAGACACAACCACCAACATATGTCAGTCCTGCACAGCAGGCTGTAAGGCCGATGAGTTTGCCATAATCCACAGTCTGGCCGTCAGCATCAGCCAGTGCAGACATTCACTGCTGGAGGGCCCAGGTTTAATCTTCACTGGTTTTCAGTGTGGGAGTTTATCACACACAGTCACTGCACAATTGCAACAACAATTTACAGTCTGCCAGTCGTTCTCAGACCTGGGGCTGCCCCCGTCTTCTGCCAATCCAGCAGAGGAGTTGTGTGGAGGCTTATCCAGAAGAAGCTGGATAAATCTCCTTAGCAGCTCGCACACTAGTCACACCATCCAGTGgatatttatattctttttttttggagtcctgattaaatatttctttgtgaAAACTCTGGAAGTGACAGAGCAGTAGCTGTGACATGCCAAAGTTCAGTCCTCTTGGCTTACCAGAATTCCTTTTCCAAGGACATTCCACAAGAAAGTGCTGCCCAGAGGCAACAGCAATATATTTCTGTTTCACTCAGGACTCTcgtagctgatttttttttgttcagcaTTTCTTTGAATAATCAGGGTAGCCCTGAGACTGTCACTCTTCTGGATATCTCCTTCCACATCTCAATTAGGCTAAAACACAGGCCTCTCCTGAAGCTCACTTTGAGTAATGACCCCTTTCAGTATCAGCTGCTATTTTTAAAGATGTTATCAGCCCTCACTGTGTTATTATTTTATGTTAGTATATTATACAATTATTCATTTATATTACTGTGGTTCCCAGAGGTCTCTCTCTGGATCAGAACTGTACTGTGGAAGTTGCGGTAGCACCTAGCCATATTTTGTAGTCTATTGTCATTGTCAGAAGCCAGAGAGGAACCTGTATCCTGAAACAGGAAACATCTGATGGAGATAAGAATGGGCCTAATGTTTGTGATGTGCCAGATCCTGTTCTAATTCTCAAAGCTAAGGGAGGAACTCACATTGATTTTGGCTGCTGTTAAACTGAACCACTCCAGAATGGTAGCATCCAGTTTTGTGGCCTAGCCATTTGCCACAGTTTGTTAGGAAAGACCCAGACTAATCCCTGTGGGTGTATCTAGTGGCCCTGCTGTGAAAGGCAGAGGCAAAGACATAAGGCTTGCTGCATCCCTTCCATGCATTCATGTCAAGGAGCCTTGCAGAGCCTTGCTGTCTTGTGCCCTGAAACCATCTCAGCCTAAAAGTCGATATTTGTAGATATTTAGAGAACAGTCTCAGAGTCATCAAAGGCTCCAAGCCAGCTGCTTGGCAGCTGTTATCTTCAGTGGCTGAAGCAGAGATTGCAACACAAAGAAAATCTCTACATAGTCTGTGCTTGCCAGTCTGTATTCACCTTGAACAGGTGGGACATGTAATGCTTTCCCCACATTCTGTCCTCCAGGCAGTCTGGTCTGAAAACAAAGATCCTTTCCAGACTTGTTTTGTACATGACAGTGTTCGCTTTACTTTTTTAAGTGGTTTCATTTAGCAGAGAAACAAAGAATATCTGAGTTTTTCTTGAACTCAAGCCAATAGGACCTGGCTGGCAGTGAAATATCTCTTGCTCTGCAGACATCCAGTCTCAGCAATAAGAAAAGTGCTTTTAAGATCACCTGAAAACTCTGTCCTAAGTCTCATGCTTGCATTTGAATAAGTTTATTTCTTTGTCTAAAAGCTCTGATTTTTCAGTCTGTACTGCATGGATGTTGAAGCGCTTCATCACTGTTGCTATGAAAATTCAAAGCCATTTATCTTCAATAAGGTTACTTGATGCAATTTCTAGCAGCAAAATTTCCTCTGTGTCCTGGAGCTTTCTACAAGATTAAGTGATGCATTCAGATAGGCAATATCTTAGGAGGATTTTCCCTACCTGGAAGACAAAGCCCATTCCGGTTGAAGGACAGCAGGCTTTGCAATTGGTGTTTCCCATTTGGCTTCCACTACAGTTTGTTAGTCTCTTTCTTGGAGCCTGGCATCCTTTTGCGTAGATACTGTGAGAAGAGCCATCTTTGCAGTGAAAGTTAGTCCTCATCCTTCTCCTGAAGGTGATCACTGCCTGCTAATCTTTCACATGTGTTTTCTGGAGTGGCAGAGCCCAAAGGGAGATATGAAAGCTACACATTAGTCTATTGCCTgtgtggagagagaaagaatgaGTGCTTGTAAGCCTAGCCAGGGGTGTGAGGTAGTGGTTTAACATGATGTTCCGCCAAAGActttttgtgtggttttcagCAAGTACTTTCCTCTCCTGGTGGGAGCTATGCAGGTGAAAGACAGCAAAACCCTTGGGTATCAGGACTTGGAGAAATCATTAGCAGCTGCAGGTAGCTGGGTACCCACCAAAGCCAAAGGAGCCATCTGGCAGGACTGTGGCTAGGTGTTTGCACTCACAATGCAGCATCATTGTGCAGGACCATTCACATGCAGACCCAGCTGATCTGATCACTTGCACTGCTCCAGAGGTTCACAGGAGAGGAGAGACCCTGCAGCTGGGTGGAAGGTGCTGatgagaagagaaatgtctcTACACAGAGCCTTAACTAGCACTATTTGCTATGCCAGGAGGTCTGATCATTTTTCTGGCAGCCCCTGCTGTGACCGCACTCCGAGGGGTTCCTGTTGAGTAGTTTCTGTCTGGAGGAcgagctctgccctcagctctgtGTGCACGCCTCTGGAGCCCGCAGGTGCTGCCCTGTGCTACCCTGCTGTGAAACCCTCTCTGTTTCTGCAGGCTCATCTCTGCAGAAGATGAATCATATTTTTGTGTGAAGAGTTCTGGTGATGACATGTGGCAATCTTTGTTTTCCACCCGTCACTCTGATGGTGTGAGAAGGCAGAGTTTATtggactaaaaaaaaattaagaacttATGCTTGTGTCTGAACAGTTCAAACTCTGCAGCTCTTCCATGTGAGAAGGTGTTTCTGATTCAATTGCAGAAGAAGCACATCTGAGTCTGTTCTGACAGACTCTTCTCCAATCAAAATGTTTTCTAGGTGTGTGTTGGGCTAGAAAAGCAGATAAATCACCTATGCGACAGTACTGTCAACTGGATTTAGTTCCTCTGATGCACAAAAGAGAGAGCCATGCAGTAGCATCCAGCAATTTATTTTAAGTGACTCATTTTGCTATAACCCTAACTTGTCCAGAATCTACCACCTCTTGTTCCTTCAGTAGTTCACCGCCCTATGTTCATAAGGATGGTATGAAAAAGAGGGTGTGATATCAAGTCCAGTGAGAAGAGGACTACTGCCCTACTTCTCAACAAGACTTACAGCCAGCACTGGCACAACAAGATCCTTTGTCATCTTCAAGATGATGAGACTCAGGATGCTTCAGCTGATTTATAAGGAGTCATGGGTAAATGGTGTGAGCTTAATTCATAATGGGATTGAGCTGAAAGCACTAATGCTGTTTTACTGCAGATCTGACATTAACATTCACACGATGTCTGATGGATAGTGCAGAAGAACCAAAGTAGGTTTTCTAGTGGGTCTGGTAGCAATCCCTCTGTCTCAGCCTGATGAAATTATTGTTGCAATTTACTAAAGTAAGCACAAGAAAATCCATCGGTGAACAGAGATAtataaaaatcttaaaaataaaaccccaaacccaaagccAGTATTTTGTCTatgtaaaaaaacaaaaaaaacccaagtgaaaccccaccaaaacaaagATGGAAAGCCACTCTCAGGTAGGTAGGAAAAGAGAGTTTTGCAACAGCTGCATAGCAATTTTGCAAGATCTCATTTTCTCCATCACTACATGAAGGGTACTTCCGTACTTCAAAGAGATGTGGGCAAGAAGGCAGGAATTCAGATTTAATGAATTATAAAGATGCAAAATATTAGAGTACAAAATTAGTTTTAGAAGCCCTGATTTCAGCCCAGCTTCAGCTGCCTTTCAACCATAAGCAGAGCTGTAAAAAGTGTTATAGCATGAGCACTGAAAGAATGCGTGCAAACTGAATTTCCTTGTTGATCCTACTTGCCAGTGTTTTAGGATTTATGTCCTACCATGCAGAATATTTGCTTCACCTTTGCTTTATGGCCATGTAAGGCTGCTCACAGGCTTTGAATTATGACAGAATTAGAATGTCTTCTATGGTAGAAAGTCCTTACATATACCTTAACACATTTGCGCTTCGTGTTGAGATGCCTATGAAAGCTGGATTTAGGCAACAATGTCTCATTTCTCCCCAAAATATATCCTCCTTTTCTTTACTGGGAGTCTTAATGGACAGATTTTCATCAGTACTCCATGtatctggacttctgaaatCCCTGCCAGAGCTGAGTCTTTGCAGATGTGGAGAAAGCTGATAAATGAGGTTACTTGGTTGCCTTCAGAAAGGAGTGAGGACAATTTAAACAATGGCATCCAGCAGGCACAAGTGTGAGAAGGCAAGAAGTGCCATGGGCTCTGCAAGTCAAAGGGTGAAACCACAGTTAAGAGCTTGAGAATGGGATGAGAAAGGCAGCTATCAGATGAGGGGAGAAGACtgaaaaggaaatagaaaagcTGAACTGTTGGTGTGGCCACAAGAAAGCTCTGGAAGAAGAACACATGGGATGTGAGGAAGGTTATGTTAGGGAGGTCACATTTCCACTATGTCACCTTCAAAACTAGGGTGATGGCAAGAGATGGAGATACCCATTCCAGAGAGCTGGTACTGTCACACTCATCCTGCCAGAAATACACTGGTCCTTTGGCAAGGACCATGCCCCAAAATACCTACATTTCAGtagatatttaaagaaaaagaggtTCCAGCTAACAAGAAGTAGATAGACTGAAAAAATGAATAACTAAGGAATACACCTCCCCCTAGAACTTGTGCTCAGTACAAAAGCATCATTACATTTGGTCTCTAGCCCAGTGTACAAAGAGCTCAGGAAGTTAAAGCTAGAGGAACTGCTTTTATTGAGGTTTAattgcttttgctttgttttaattcagCAGCAGAATAATTGTtagaggagctggagaagccAGTTTCAGTCCACAAAAACACCaatgatttatttattgctATCATTTAGGGAAAGGGCAGCATTTGCTGGTTCTGAATATTTAACATCACAGGGAAAAGCCAGCCACTTTGAAGCCTGTGTGTTCCAGTGAAGCGCTGCAAATCAGTATGCCACCCTCAGCCCCCTACATTCTGAGCTGGGAGAGTTGGGAAGCTGTGCTCCAGTGCATTCTTACAGAGACTGAGACTTCCTCAGACCTCAGCTTTTGTGGCCATGAGCAGCCTGTTGAAGAgacccttgcccttctctgaCCTGCTGTGAAAGTCCAGGTAAGGAGGTAAGGTGCATCTATGCCTCAGAAGACATTTACCCGCATGGCATTCATCTCAGGAAAACTGCAATTCATTTTACTTCATGCATCATTTATAATAATTCTCAGGAGAGCAACTGGTGGGAGAGATCAGCACCAGTGTTTTTGCCTACCCAAAGCTAGAGTGAGATGCATTTTGAAACACTGAAGGACTGTTCTTAGCTtgttttccccctctccttgGTTTTCCAAGGGACTCAAGCTATGAGCCTCAGTCTCTCTAGCTACTAATTGACCCAACCCACCAGATGTTTCTTGAAAAAGCATTCAGGAGCAGCCAGACCACAGCCACACACAGACAgaagggaaaacaggaaaagacaGTTTCCCATGCTTCTCATGTGTCACACTATCTGTTGAGCCCCTTCCTTTAACACGTCACCTACCACAGTGGGATTTCACCACTGCTGTTGACTGTGGAGGAAACAGGCCTGACTGCAGATGGGAATGAGTGACAGGAGATGGCCAGCACCTGCCTCCAACTCTCCCCCAAGGAACCATCCAAGGGAGAAGGTTGTGTCTTTTTGTGACCATTGCTGTTTGTGAAACACCCTCAGGAGAAGAAAGTGACAGTCACCCCTCACCCTTCCCTCTGCAAGATGtatggaagggaaaaaacattgagtttctttttaaaggagTGCATTTCAAATCTCATCACCAATTTGCAAACAGATATTCTGTCTATATTGCTTTAAATCAATGTTTAGCAGCACAAACTGAGGGTCTAATTGTCACAGAATTCAATAGCAAGATCAGTACCCAGCTTAGGACCCTTCTTATTTTTTGTTATCTGAAAATCTCTTTTTGAATGCTTAAGGAAATAGCAACTAAAAAGATGAATGCCCCAATGGCTGTGTATGGTTATATCCATCCTATGGCCAGACCGTCTAGCAATCTCTCCCTGATGTTTATGATACAAGGGTGAGTTTTAACTACGCTGACAGTGATCACCCCACTAGCTGTCATTCCTGATTTAATGCAGGATGAGGCTTCCCAGCCCactgctcagcagaaggggtgactTTTTCTTCTAAGCTTTCACTGTTTGGGTGGTGAAGTTGTTTCCTCAGAAGCCGAAGGGAGCTCTGAAACTGCCAGCTCTCACAGGGCTTGGTTGTGCCCACAGTATAGAAGTTAAATCACCATCACTAATATGGAAACCTGAGTGCTCTTGTCCCTTAACAGAGTACTTGGCCTTTCATCAGGCACAGGCTCCTCCTGCCAATTAGGCAGGCAGCGAAGGAAACGTATTTGCATAGCATGGTCAGACCAAAGGTTTCTGCAAGTCACCCTGGGGCACTTTTCATTAACAAATGTTGtttccagtgctgctggaggatgACAATAAATTGATTAGCCTCTTTAAAATTTCTCATAAAATTGTATTAGCAAAACAGTAAATACATGACACAGGGACCGTAACCACGGGATGTTTACATAATGCCCACTGTGGACGAGTACTAAATACCATAAAAgacctgagaccccccccaaaaagtcCGTGAGTTCTGGCTCTCAGAAGGCAGCTAGAGCACcattgttgttgctgttgttcctcctccttttcctcctccccctcacaTTTCAGCTTCAGAGCTGTGCACTTTGCTGGTGGTTATTGCAATTCCTATTGCTAGGCTTCCGTTGTCAGAAAAGAGTTGAGCCAGGGAAGTGTTCAGCACAAGGCAGTCCCCATCTGAAATGACAGAGTCAACACACTCCAGTATCGACCTGGGGGTTGCCTCCCACTTGAGGCGCCTCTGATTCCTGTTGAGCTCCAGCCGGTAGGTGAAGTTGTCGGCTTGGGTGGGTGTGCCGATCAGCATCATCGTGGCGAAGAACTGGGGGTGGCCCTCGTACTTCTCCTGCTTCCTGAGGACCAGCAGAAACTGGTGGCCAAGGCAAGAGTGCATGATGATCCAGTCCGTGGGTGCGGGCAGGTGCATGTCTGTGGCCAGGAAGACAATCTCTGCGCCCTGAAGGATGTTGATGCGGTGGGTCTGCCTCAAGTGGGACACCACCACCTCCAGGTGCCCTTCCCACTGGCAGGAGAAGAGCGGGCACGTGCAGGGAACCAGCTGGGGGTCGTGCACTGCTTCGTGGTGATGGCAGGGAGGAAGGACGCCTTGCTCTGTGGACACCTGCGCAGCTGCACAGCGGGTCGGTGCATACTACAGGAAGAGAGAAATTACATGTGAGAACAAGTGGGCCAGAAACCAGCGCAGATATGCAAGGTGCAGATCCCACAGACATCAGTCATCCATACTCCACCTAAAGCAGCATCAGTGGGAATGCAGGGAACTCAGCACTCCGAGGATCAGAGGCAGTCCTGACCTGGATCTGCACAGCAACAGGAGAAGGCAGTTGCATTCTTCTCCAGGAGAAGAGACAAACTGTTTGCGTCATCATAAGTCACTTCAAATGAAAATGATGTATGTGTTTAAAGACTGATTTCATtagttcagggggaaaaaatctgattaaaaggaaaaaacaacccaacaaagCAAGGACAGCATGGAGCATTTTATATAGTTAAGACTCTTGCTGCTCAGAACAAGGGGATGAAATATGTATGGCATTATTATTCTTTAATGAAACATACGGGCAAATACAGGCATTTTTCCTGAAACAATAGGCTTTATTACATCCATAATTTGTGAAATAAATGTCAGTTTTTATTGTATATGATACCGTCACTACTTTTTTCGGTCAATGCATTTGTGCCTAATTGATGCTCTTACCGCAATAAATCTTAAATTATTCTCAAAGGTGATTGGATGGCAAATTTAGGGCATTTTAATACTAATTTAAATTTGGATTAAGGTGGGGCAGCTTGCTAAAAAGGCAGCAGCTCTTTCTGAAGAATTCCACGTGAGGACTAAAAAGCAACCTGTTCTGCCTCTCTCAAGTGGATGTTGTTGAAGGGAAATAAGTCATACTCAGCCAAAAGTGTATTCACATGTAATGTTATTCAGGAAGAGTAATGTCTCTCCACAGTAACTGTGTGCATAGACAAACCCTAAGGCACAGGCATGCTGGTCATGATTCATCTTACCCAATTTTAAGTATTTACTTCAGCCACCCAAGACAAAAACCTGGTTACCTGGGACTGTCTCTGCAGCCTGTAGAGTGAGGCATCCCTTAGAGTGCAGGACTCAGATCTTAGCTAGAGTAGTTCACCTTCTAAAGGTGACACCAGCTGATGCCAGAGAGACTGAGATCCACTCTGTCTAATTGTGCCTAAACTTTGGCtgtttaaactttttttc
Encoded here:
- the SIAH3 gene encoding seven in absentia homolog 3 isoform X2, with the translated sequence MPRADAKADHEYAPTRCAAAQVSTEQGVLPPCHHHEAVHDPQLVPCTCPLFSCQWEGHLEVVVSHLRQTHRINILQGAEIVFLATDMHLPAPTDWIIMHSCLGHQFLLVLRKQEKYEGHPQFFATMMLIGTPTQADNFTYRLELNRNQRRLKWEATPRSILECVDSVISDGDCLVLNTSLAQLFSDNGSLAIGIAITTSKVHSSEAEM
- the SIAH3 gene encoding seven in absentia homolog 3 isoform X1; the protein is MLFFTQCFGAVLDLIHLRFQHYKAKRVFSAAGQLVCVVNPTHSLKYAPTRCAAAQVSTEQGVLPPCHHHEAVHDPQLVPCTCPLFSCQWEGHLEVVVSHLRQTHRINILQGAEIVFLATDMHLPAPTDWIIMHSCLGHQFLLVLRKQEKYEGHPQFFATMMLIGTPTQADNFTYRLELNRNQRRLKWEATPRSILECVDSVISDGDCLVLNTSLAQLFSDNGSLAIGIAITTSKVHSSEAEM